The following coding sequences are from one Acidimicrobiales bacterium window:
- a CDS encoding branched-chain amino acid transaminase produces MPLQSVDKIWMDGELVAWDDAKVHVLTHGLHYGSGVFEGIRAYETDRGPAVFRLPEHIDRLLRSAQIYLIDVPYSRDELVAATVETVRANNVPSCYIRPIVFLGYGEMGLNPLPCPTNVSIAVWPWGTYLGDDGVRHGVRTKVSSWQRPDPNSLPPAAKATGMYLNSQLAKVEALKAGYDEAIILSPQGYVSECTGENLFVVRDGMIITPPVSAGALEGITQSSVRTMAADLGIEYREGNLLRSDLYTADEAFLSGTAAEVVPIRSVDDREIGEPGPITRRIQETYFATVRGQVDRYKDWLTYVNE; encoded by the coding sequence ATGCCATTGCAGAGTGTCGACAAGATCTGGATGGACGGTGAGCTGGTCGCCTGGGACGACGCCAAGGTGCACGTGCTCACCCACGGTCTGCACTACGGCTCGGGCGTGTTCGAAGGGATCCGCGCCTACGAGACCGATCGAGGGCCGGCGGTCTTCCGTCTCCCCGAGCACATCGATCGCTTGCTGCGCAGCGCGCAGATCTACCTGATCGATGTGCCGTACAGCCGTGACGAGCTGGTGGCGGCCACCGTCGAGACGGTGCGAGCCAACAACGTGCCGTCGTGCTACATCCGCCCGATCGTCTTCCTGGGTTACGGCGAGATGGGCCTCAACCCGCTGCCGTGCCCGACGAACGTGTCGATCGCGGTGTGGCCGTGGGGCACGTACCTCGGCGACGACGGCGTGCGCCACGGCGTGCGCACCAAGGTGAGCTCCTGGCAGCGCCCCGACCCCAACTCCTTGCCGCCGGCGGCGAAGGCCACGGGCATGTACCTCAACTCGCAGCTCGCCAAAGTCGAGGCGCTCAAGGCGGGCTACGACGAGGCCATCATCTTGTCGCCGCAGGGCTACGTGTCGGAGTGCACCGGTGAGAACCTGTTCGTCGTCCGCGATGGGATGATCATCACGCCGCCCGTGTCCGCCGGCGCGCTCGAGGGGATCACCCAGAGCTCGGTGCGCACCATGGCGGCCGACCTCGGCATCGAGTACCGCGAAGGCAACTTGTTGCGTTCGGACCTGTACACGGCCGACGAGGCGTTCCTGTCCGGCACCGCGGCCGAGGTGGTGCCGATCCGTTCCGTCGACGACCGCGAGATCGGCGAGCCGGGACCCATCACCCGCCGCATCCAGGAGACATACTTCGCCACGGTCCGCGGCCAAGTCGACCGCTACAAGGACTGGCTCACCTATGTCAACGAGTGA
- the leuC gene encoding 3-isopropylmalate dehydratase large subunit: MPTARTLSEKVWDRHVVANHDDSDLLYIDLHLVHEVTSPQAFDGLRMAGRTVRRPDLTVATMDHNVPTEAIDQPIKDPISAKQMQVLEANCREFGIVCYGMGDAHQGIVHVIGPEQGLTQPGMTIVCGDSHTATHGAFGALAFGIGTSEVEHVLATQTLPQVRPGTMAVVVDGDLPEGATAKDLILAVIGRIGTGGGIGSIIEYRGSAFRDLTMEGRMTVCNMSIEAGAKAGMIAPDDTTFAYLEGKAHAPTGKAWEAALDDWRSLVTDDGATFDKQVDLDAASISPHVSWGTNPSQVTPLAGQVPDPASFAEPSERDAAARALEYMGLTPGTPMRDIKVDTVFIGSCTNSRIEDLRAAAKVAEGRHVAQGMRTLVVPGSHAVKAQAEAEGLDKVFVAAGFDWREPGCSMCLAMNPDKLAPGERAASTSNRNFEGRQGRGGRTHLVSPAVAAATAIAGTFASPADLA, from the coding sequence ATGCCGACAGCACGTACGCTCAGCGAGAAGGTCTGGGACCGCCACGTCGTCGCCAACCACGACGACTCCGACCTGCTGTACATCGACCTCCACCTCGTCCATGAGGTGACCAGCCCCCAGGCCTTCGACGGACTGCGCATGGCGGGCCGCACGGTTCGTCGCCCCGACCTCACGGTGGCGACCATGGACCACAACGTGCCGACCGAGGCGATCGACCAGCCGATCAAGGACCCGATCTCGGCGAAGCAGATGCAGGTGCTCGAGGCCAACTGCCGCGAGTTCGGCATCGTCTGCTACGGCATGGGCGACGCCCACCAGGGCATCGTGCACGTGATCGGCCCCGAGCAAGGGCTGACACAACCGGGCATGACCATCGTCTGCGGCGATTCGCACACCGCCACGCACGGCGCGTTCGGTGCGCTGGCATTCGGGATCGGGACCAGCGAGGTCGAGCACGTGCTGGCCACCCAGACCCTTCCCCAGGTGCGCCCCGGCACCATGGCGGTCGTCGTCGATGGCGACCTGCCCGAGGGTGCAACGGCGAAGGACCTGATCCTCGCCGTCATCGGCCGCATCGGCACCGGCGGCGGCATCGGGTCGATCATCGAGTACCGCGGCTCGGCCTTTCGCGACCTCACGATGGAAGGCCGCATGACGGTGTGCAACATGTCGATCGAAGCGGGCGCCAAAGCCGGCATGATCGCTCCCGACGACACCACGTTCGCCTACCTCGAAGGCAAGGCCCACGCCCCCACCGGCAAGGCCTGGGAAGCCGCCCTCGACGACTGGCGATCGCTCGTCACCGACGACGGCGCCACGTTCGACAAGCAGGTCGACCTCGATGCCGCCTCGATCAGCCCACACGTGTCGTGGGGCACGAACCCGTCGCAAGTCACGCCGCTCGCCGGCCAGGTGCCGGACCCGGCGTCGTTCGCCGAGCCGTCCGAGCGCGACGCCGCAGCCCGCGCCTTGGAGTACATGGGCCTGACCCCCGGGACGCCGATGCGTGACATCAAGGTCGACACCGTGTTCATCGGGTCGTGCACCAACAGCCGCATCGAGGACTTGCGGGCCGCGGCCAAGGTCGCCGAGGGTCGTCACGTCGCCCAAGGCATGCGGACGCTGGTCGTGCCCGGCTCGCACGCCGTCAAGGCCCAAGCGGAGGCCGAAGGACTCGACAAGGTGTTCGTGGCCGCCGGGTTCGACTGGCGCGAGCCCGGCTGTTCGATGTGCCTCGCCATGAACCCCGACAAGCTGGCGCCCGGCGAGCGGGCCGCGTCGACCAGCAACCGCAACTTCGAGGGCCGCCAGGGCCGCGGCGGGCGCACCCACCTGGTGTCGCCGGCCGTCGCGGCCGCCACCGCCATCGCCGGCACGTTCGCGAGCCCCGCGGACCTGGCCTGA
- a CDS encoding IclR family transcriptional regulator, with protein sequence MEPTVSGVGVLDKSMAVLAAVEGGASSLAELVAATGYSRATTHRLASALEAHGLLVRPARGGWVLGWRLIGLGQVASARQPLVAAAREPLERLRDATGESVQLYVRDGENRVCVASLESPHGLRTIVPVGAVHPLDRGSAGKVLADDPLVRKRGWADSVAEREPGVASVSAPVRDGRGRPVAAISVSGPIERTTRQPGRKYAADVVDAARQVEAGAHLADR encoded by the coding sequence GTGGAACCCACAGTAAGCGGCGTCGGAGTGCTCGACAAGTCGATGGCGGTGTTGGCCGCGGTGGAAGGTGGGGCGTCGAGCCTGGCCGAGCTCGTCGCGGCCACCGGTTACTCCCGTGCCACCACACATCGGCTCGCGTCCGCGCTCGAAGCACACGGGCTGCTCGTCCGGCCGGCACGAGGCGGGTGGGTGCTGGGGTGGCGGCTGATCGGGCTGGGGCAGGTGGCATCGGCTCGCCAACCACTGGTGGCTGCCGCCCGCGAGCCGCTCGAACGGTTGCGCGACGCAACGGGTGAGAGCGTGCAGCTGTACGTGCGCGACGGCGAGAACCGCGTGTGCGTCGCTTCGCTCGAGTCACCGCACGGGCTGCGGACGATCGTGCCGGTCGGCGCCGTCCATCCACTCGACCGGGGCTCCGCGGGCAAGGTGCTGGCGGACGACCCGTTGGTGCGTAAACGAGGATGGGCCGACAGCGTGGCCGAGCGCGAGCCGGGGGTGGCGTCGGTGAGCGCGCCCGTGCGCGACGGGCGTGGTCGGCCGGTGGCGGCGATCAGCGTGTCGGGGCCGATCGAGCGGACCACGCGCCAGCCCGGCCGCAAGTACGCGGCCGACGTGGTGGATGCCGCACGCCAAGTGGAGGCCGGCGCACATCTGGCGGACCGGTGA
- a CDS encoding 3-isopropylmalate dehydrogenase, which produces MAHKIAVIGGDGIGPEVVAEALKVVRATGVAVETTEFDLGGARYLRDGTVFPDETLDELRAYDAILLGAVGTPEVPPGLIERGLLLKMRFELDQYINQRPFLLPDRNVDMVVIRENTEGPYVGEGGVLRKGTPHEVATQGSVNTRHGVERCVRYAFELAAGRDRKHLTLVHKTNVLTFAGDLWERTFNEVAAEFPQVGTAYNHVDAASIYFVQDPGRYDVVVTDNLFGDILTDLGGAVSGGIGFAASANLNPARTGPSMFEPVHGSAPDIVGTGKANPVAAVLSAAMMLEFLGEADAGARVRKACADPGSLTGTTSEIGDAIAGRV; this is translated from the coding sequence GTGGCCCACAAGATCGCTGTCATCGGGGGCGACGGGATCGGCCCCGAGGTGGTGGCCGAGGCGCTGAAGGTGGTGCGCGCCACCGGGGTCGCCGTCGAGACCACCGAGTTCGATCTGGGCGGCGCGCGCTACCTGCGTGACGGCACGGTGTTCCCTGACGAGACGCTCGACGAGCTGCGCGCGTACGACGCGATCCTGCTCGGCGCGGTCGGCACGCCCGAGGTGCCACCCGGCCTGATCGAGCGAGGGCTGCTGCTGAAGATGCGTTTCGAGCTCGACCAGTACATCAACCAGCGCCCGTTCCTGTTGCCCGACCGCAACGTCGACATGGTGGTGATCCGCGAGAACACCGAGGGCCCCTACGTCGGCGAGGGCGGCGTGCTGCGCAAGGGCACGCCCCACGAGGTGGCCACGCAAGGCTCGGTCAACACCCGCCACGGCGTGGAGCGATGCGTGCGGTACGCCTTCGAGCTCGCTGCGGGTCGCGATCGCAAGCACCTCACGCTGGTGCACAAGACCAACGTGCTCACGTTCGCCGGCGACCTCTGGGAGCGAACCTTCAACGAGGTCGCGGCTGAGTTCCCGCAAGTGGGGACGGCGTACAACCACGTGGACGCCGCGTCGATCTACTTCGTGCAGGACCCGGGTCGATACGACGTGGTGGTCACCGACAACTTGTTCGGCGACATCCTCACCGACCTCGGCGGCGCGGTGTCCGGCGGCATCGGTTTCGCCGCTTCGGCCAACTTGAACCCGGCGCGCACCGGCCCGTCGATGTTCGAGCCCGTCCACGGATCTGCGCCCGACATCGTGGGCACCGGAAAGGCGAACCCCGTCGCCGCGGTGCTGTCGGCGGCGATGATGTTGGAGTTCCTCGGCGAAGCCGACGCCGGCGCCCGCGTCCGCAAGGCGTGCGCCGACCCGGGTTCCCTGACCGGGACCACGTCCGAGATCGGCGACGCCATCGCCGGTCGAGTCTGA
- the greA gene encoding transcription elongation factor GreA yields the protein MADAVHLSQTAFDRLKAEHDDLTTRGRVEIARKIEAARELGDLSENGDYHAAKEEQGKMEGRILQLAHMLEHAEIVEDAGGEVVAAGSVVTIRYEGDEDTERYLIGSIEERHDHLEVMSPGSALGQALLGHKPGDSVNYETPTGASITVEVVEVG from the coding sequence ATGGCTGACGCAGTACACCTGTCGCAGACCGCGTTCGACCGGCTGAAGGCCGAGCACGACGACTTGACCACGCGAGGACGCGTCGAGATCGCCCGCAAGATCGAAGCAGCGCGGGAGCTCGGCGACCTCTCCGAGAACGGCGACTACCACGCGGCCAAAGAAGAACAGGGGAAGATGGAGGGCCGCATCCTCCAGCTCGCCCACATGCTCGAGCACGCCGAGATCGTCGAAGACGCCGGCGGCGAGGTGGTCGCGGCTGGGTCGGTCGTCACCATCCGCTACGAAGGCGACGAGGACACCGAGCGGTATCTGATCGGCTCGATCGAGGAGCGCCACGACCACCTCGAAGTCATGTCGCCCGGTTCCGCGCTCGGCCAAGCGCTGCTCGGCCACAAGCCCGGCGACTCCGTGAACTACGAGACGCCGACCGGCGCGTCGATCACGGTGGAGGTCGTCGAGGTCGGCTGA